A genomic segment from Desulfonatronum lacustre DSM 10312 encodes:
- a CDS encoding type II toxin-antitoxin system HicA family toxin, with protein MLTSKEVLKALKRQGFLTVRQRGSHVRLRHQDGRTVTVPSHSCQDVGKGLLRKILRDAELSFDDLLQ; from the coding sequence ATGCTTACATCTAAAGAGGTTCTCAAGGCGCTGAAAAGGCAAGGTTTTTTGACTGTCCGCCAGCGTGGCAGCCATGTCCGACTGCGTCACCAGGATGGACGCACGGTAACAGTCCCTTCTCATTCCTGTCAGGATGTCGGAAAAGGCCTGTTGAGGAAAATCCTGAGAGACGCCGAGCTTTCCTTTGACGATCTGTTGCAATGA
- a CDS encoding type II toxin-antitoxin system HicB family antitoxin yields the protein MAKDFFVVVEKDEDGFFVGEVPSLQACYAQGRTMEEMLRNIREVIEMCIEEPYSQNEFIGVQKVSIDYEPSHAYI from the coding sequence ATGGCCAAGGACTTTTTCGTCGTGGTCGAGAAGGATGAGGACGGCTTTTTTGTCGGTGAAGTCCCCAGCTTGCAAGCCTGTTACGCGCAGGGAAGAACCATGGAAGAGATGCTGCGTAACATCCGGGAAGTCATAGAGATGTGCATTGAAGAACCCTACTCGCAAAACGAGTTCATTGGAGTCCAAAAGGTGAGCATTGATTACGAACCTTCCCATGCTTACATCTAA
- a CDS encoding amidohydrolase family protein has translation MELLLTNARWLDPDDLTLRDACLRVTPGPDGSLEILDHRPQFSDNQQELDCAGKLVTRSFALGHHHLYSTFARGMPAPPRTPTNFPEILDLVWWRLDKRLDLPMIEASALATALLCAKRGVTFVVDHHASPFAVEGSLETIAKAFDAVGLGHLLCYEISCRDGEAVKEAGLAETEAYLASGRIGQVGLHASFTVDDDLLARAVALAGKYQTGLHLHVAEDPADQNHCLERYGKRVVQRLADAGALASPRTLLAHCVHLDDAERELLRRSPVLVAQASESNLNNNVGLGRYDDLGSRVILGTDGMHVDMLRALKAAFIAGQSTESLGFREAYDRLRRTHELIRRVNAPGDGPNNLVILDYDTPTPMTPDNMLGHFLFGLEAVHVHTVIAQGRIVVENRRLVSHDEAEILGYAREQAQRLWKRLTES, from the coding sequence ATGGAGCTGCTACTGACCAATGCCCGCTGGCTGGACCCGGACGATCTGACCCTGCGGGACGCCTGCCTGCGGGTTACGCCGGGACCGGACGGCAGCCTGGAAATCCTGGACCATCGCCCGCAATTCTCTGACAACCAGCAAGAGTTGGACTGCGCCGGGAAGCTGGTAACCCGCTCCTTTGCCCTGGGCCATCACCATCTGTACTCCACCTTTGCCCGGGGCATGCCCGCCCCGCCCCGCACGCCCACCAATTTTCCGGAGATTCTCGACCTGGTCTGGTGGCGGCTGGACAAGCGCCTGGATCTGCCGATGATCGAGGCCAGCGCCCTGGCCACGGCCCTGCTCTGCGCCAAGCGCGGGGTGACCTTTGTCGTGGATCACCACGCTTCCCCCTTTGCCGTGGAGGGCAGCCTGGAGACCATTGCCAAGGCTTTTGACGCCGTGGGGCTGGGGCATCTGCTGTGCTATGAAATATCGTGCCGCGACGGCGAGGCGGTCAAGGAGGCCGGGTTGGCCGAAACCGAGGCCTACCTTGCTTCCGGGCGAATCGGACAGGTCGGGCTGCACGCCTCCTTCACCGTGGACGACGATCTGCTCGCCCGGGCCGTGGCCCTGGCCGGGAAGTATCAGACCGGGCTGCACCTGCACGTGGCCGAGGATCCGGCGGACCAGAACCACTGCCTTGAGCGATATGGAAAACGGGTGGTCCAACGCTTGGCCGATGCCGGCGCCCTGGCCTCCCCGCGAACCCTGCTGGCCCACTGCGTGCATCTTGACGACGCCGAACGGGAACTGCTGCGCCGCTCCCCGGTCCTCGTGGCCCAGGCCAGCGAGTCCAACCTGAACAACAACGTCGGCCTGGGACGCTACGACGACCTCGGCTCCCGGGTGATCCTGGGCACGGACGGGATGCACGTGGACATGCTCCGGGCCCTGAAGGCCGCGTTCATCGCCGGGCAAAGCACCGAAAGCCTGGGCTTCCGCGAAGCCTACGACCGCCTGCGCCGCACCCACGAACTGATCCGCCGCGTCAACGCGCCGGGCGACGGCCCCAACAACCTGGTCATCCTGGACTACGACACGCCCACCCCCATGACCCCGGACAACATGCTCGGCCATTTCCTCTTCGGCCTGGAAGCCGTCCACGTCCACACGGTCATCGCCCAGGGCCGAATCGTGGTCGAAAACCGCCGCCTGGTCAGCCATGACGAAGCGGAAATTCTGGGCTATGCACGGGAACAGGCCCAAAGGTTGTGGAAACGGTTGACGGAGAGTTGA
- the xdh gene encoding selenium-dependent xanthine dehydrogenase, translated as MDFTLNNSPTTYDGDPERSLLTWLREDQGLTAAKDGCSGQAACGACLVEVDGRAAFACATPMRKVAGKHVLTLEGFPEDLRRVLGRAFAEKGAVQCGFCTPGFLARTKLLLEQNTEPTVEDVIKAVRPHLCRCTGYVKIVDAILEAARILRGDVSPRLDAAPPVLGTSPVRYGAFERAVGTHLFTDDLRFPDMLHGALHFSAHPRARVVAMDSGEALAAPGVVRVLTAADVPGERTVGMIVPDWPMYVAPGETTRTVADVLACVVAETREQARAAAALIRVEYEILEPLTDMEQAEQSPIRVHESGNLLAVKTVRRGGDVDEALRCSAFVVTETFHTSPIEHGFLEPECAVALPDPDTGGIHFYTQGQGMYHDRDDVARVLNLPKEKVRATMVDCGGAFGGKEDLTVQHHAALAAWVLQAPVKVKLSRPESLRMHPKRHPMRLSYAAGCNAQGRLTALKARILGDTGAYASVGAAVMARAATHATGAYHIPVVDIESRAVFTNNIPNGAMRGFGVNQAVFAMEAMVERLCRAGGFDPWQFRYDNALDQGRMVATGQVLGPGIGLKACLEALREPWKRVRKSGRAGLSCGIKNCGIGNGLREECLARVEILPGGRLVLHHGWSEMGQGIHTVAAQFLAEVLGIDDLSKIMVDSDTRYGAVAGATTASRGTFQLGRAVLDAAEHIKADMNAAGGLEALAGRTYEGRYLCTDTAPGGEPGTFRSHVAYSFAAHLVLLSSDGKVQEVVAAHDAGTVVNRQMLEGQIEGGVLMGMGAALSERLRLDKGHLASDKFRDVGLLRADAMPRITVIAVDNADPEGPRGAKGVGEIGSIPTAPAIAAAYYRYDGIPRRTLPLEPLGEPVGALTQNSEGDTAWSCY; from the coding sequence ATGGATTTCACCCTGAACAACTCCCCAACGACCTACGACGGCGACCCGGAACGCTCCCTGCTCACCTGGCTGCGGGAGGACCAAGGGCTGACCGCGGCCAAGGACGGCTGTTCCGGCCAGGCGGCCTGCGGGGCCTGCCTGGTTGAAGTGGACGGGCGGGCCGCCTTTGCCTGCGCCACGCCGATGCGCAAGGTGGCGGGTAAGCATGTCCTGACACTGGAGGGTTTTCCGGAAGACCTGCGCCGCGTCCTGGGCCGGGCCTTTGCGGAAAAGGGCGCGGTGCAGTGCGGGTTCTGCACGCCGGGCTTTCTGGCCCGGACCAAGCTCTTGTTGGAACAGAATACCGAACCCACCGTCGAAGACGTGATCAAGGCCGTACGCCCGCACCTCTGCCGCTGCACCGGGTACGTGAAGATCGTGGACGCCATTTTGGAGGCGGCCCGCATTCTACGCGGCGATGTCTCCCCGCGTTTGGATGCCGCCCCACCCGTGCTCGGCACCAGTCCCGTCCGCTATGGGGCCTTTGAGCGGGCTGTGGGCACCCACCTGTTTACCGACGACCTGCGCTTTCCGGACATGCTCCACGGCGCGCTGCACTTCAGCGCCCACCCCCGGGCACGGGTCGTGGCCATGGATTCCGGCGAGGCCCTGGCCGCGCCGGGCGTGGTCCGCGTGCTCACCGCAGCGGACGTTCCCGGGGAGCGCACCGTGGGCATGATCGTCCCGGACTGGCCCATGTACGTGGCCCCTGGCGAAACCACCCGCACCGTGGCCGACGTGCTGGCCTGCGTGGTGGCCGAGACCAGGGAGCAGGCCCGGGCCGCGGCCGCGCTGATCCGAGTGGAGTATGAAATCCTGGAGCCGCTGACCGACATGGAGCAGGCCGAGCAGAGCCCGATCCGGGTCCACGAGTCAGGCAACCTGCTGGCCGTGAAGACCGTCCGTCGAGGCGGCGACGTGGACGAGGCCCTGCGCTGCTCCGCCTTCGTGGTCACGGAGACCTTCCACACGTCACCCATCGAACACGGCTTCCTGGAGCCGGAATGCGCCGTGGCCTTGCCGGACCCGGACACTGGAGGGATTCACTTTTACACCCAGGGCCAGGGCATGTATCACGACCGGGACGACGTGGCCCGGGTCCTGAACCTGCCCAAGGAGAAAGTCCGGGCGACCATGGTGGATTGCGGCGGAGCCTTTGGCGGCAAAGAGGATCTGACCGTGCAGCACCACGCGGCCCTGGCAGCCTGGGTGCTCCAGGCCCCGGTCAAGGTCAAGCTCTCCCGGCCCGAGTCCTTGCGCATGCACCCCAAGCGTCATCCCATGCGCCTCAGCTATGCCGCGGGTTGCAACGCCCAAGGCCGACTCACGGCCCTTAAGGCGCGCATCCTGGGGGATACCGGGGCCTACGCCTCGGTTGGCGCGGCGGTCATGGCCCGGGCCGCCACCCATGCAACCGGTGCTTATCACATCCCGGTGGTGGACATCGAATCCCGGGCCGTGTTTACCAACAACATTCCCAACGGGGCCATGCGCGGCTTTGGCGTGAACCAGGCCGTGTTCGCCATGGAGGCCATGGTCGAGCGGCTGTGCAGGGCCGGCGGATTCGATCCCTGGCAGTTCCGCTACGACAACGCCCTGGACCAGGGCAGGATGGTGGCCACGGGCCAGGTTCTGGGACCGGGCATCGGACTGAAGGCCTGCCTGGAAGCCCTGCGCGAACCCTGGAAGCGGGTCAGGAAGTCCGGCCGGGCCGGGCTGTCCTGCGGAATCAAGAACTGCGGCATCGGCAACGGGCTGCGGGAAGAATGTCTGGCCAGGGTGGAAATCCTGCCGGGCGGCCGACTGGTCCTGCACCACGGCTGGTCCGAGATGGGCCAGGGCATCCACACCGTGGCCGCCCAGTTCCTGGCCGAGGTTCTGGGCATCGATGATCTGTCAAAAATCATGGTGGACTCAGACACCCGCTACGGAGCCGTGGCCGGGGCGACCACGGCCAGCCGGGGCACTTTCCAGCTTGGTCGGGCCGTGTTGGACGCCGCGGAACACATCAAGGCCGATATGAACGCTGCGGGCGGGCTGGAAGCCCTGGCCGGACGGACCTATGAAGGCCGCTATCTGTGCACGGACACCGCCCCGGGCGGCGAGCCGGGCACGTTCCGCAGCCACGTGGCCTACAGCTTCGCGGCCCACCTGGTGCTCCTGTCCTCCGACGGCAAGGTCCAGGAAGTGGTGGCGGCCCACGACGCCGGAACCGTGGTCAACCGCCAAATGCTGGAGGGCCAGATCGAAGGCGGGGTGCTCATGGGCATGGGCGCGGCCCTGTCCGAACGACTCCGTCTGGACAAAGGCCATCTGGCCTCGGACAAATTCCGGGACGTGGGCCTGCTCAGGGCCGACGCCATGCCCAGGATCACGGTCATCGCCGTGGACAACGCCGACCCGGAAGGACCTCGCGGGGCCAAGGGCGTGGGCGAGATCGGCTCCATTCCCACGGCCCCGGCCATCGCCGCGGCCTATTACCGCTACGACGGTATTCCTCGCCGAACCCTGCCCCTGGAGCCTCTGGGAGAACCTGTCGGAGCACTGACGCAAAATAGCGAAGGAGACACCGCATGGAGCTGCTACTGA
- a CDS encoding DUF2442 domain-containing protein yields MKSANIGTSISKPEVTDISPFGLWIMYAGKEYFLGYDEYPWFLTAPIQKVFRVIEEGSGHLRWPELDIDLSLDSIKRPGAYPLVYDPSGVYGKQGSEDRPLKDQTTVCSEDLQC; encoded by the coding sequence GTGAAATCCGCAAACATTGGGACGAGCATTTCAAAGCCTGAGGTGACCGACATCTCCCCATTCGGCCTCTGGATCATGTATGCCGGGAAGGAATACTTTCTGGGTTACGATGAATATCCCTGGTTCTTGACAGCTCCCATTCAAAAGGTGTTTCGCGTCATCGAAGAGGGGTCGGGGCATTTGAGATGGCCTGAACTCGATATTGATTTGTCCCTGGATTCGATCAAACGTCCCGGAGCATACCCGTTGGTTTACGACCCCTCTGGAGTCTATGGAAAACAAGGCTCCGAAGATCGTCCCCTTAAAGATCAAACAACCGTATGCAGCGAGGATTTGCAATGCTGA
- a CDS encoding DUF4160 domain-containing protein, protein MARRGLLDRDPPPTGGDRPVDRGVQRAGGVVGGAWIGRTTRNERRVQHMSPTVFHFRQYRFFFFSREESRRHVHVRSPDGEAKFWLEPEIELAINHGLSQKELRELEMVVEDKKSEIRKHWDEHFKA, encoded by the coding sequence ATGGCACGACGAGGACTACTGGACCGGGATCCCCCGCCAACTGGAGGAGATCGACCGGTTGATCGAGGCGTTCAACGAGCGGGTGGGGTTGTTGGCGGGGCTTGGATAGGGCGGACGACGAGGAACGAGCGAAGGGTCCAGCATATGAGCCCAACCGTTTTTCACTTCAGACAGTACCGATTCTTCTTTTTCTCACGCGAAGAATCTCGGCGACACGTGCATGTCCGAAGCCCGGACGGAGAGGCGAAATTCTGGCTTGAGCCCGAAATCGAATTGGCGATCAACCATGGCCTCTCCCAGAAAGAGTTGAGAGAACTGGAAATGGTTGTGGAGGATAAAAAAAGTGAAATCCGCAAACATTGGGACGAGCATTTCAAAGCCTGA
- a CDS encoding pyridoxal-phosphate dependent enzyme: protein MSAAIDLTINQAGLDRAVERARERGIIIPTFAQMRDPQTIPAAMREKLSGLGLWDLDPANLFRITWRNEPTASGGGFGGVNHLVLPPELTGAPCRIVVLTGKWFPTGAHKVGAAFGCLVPRLVTGQFDPTTQKAVWPSTGNYCRGGAYDSALLGCSSIAILPEGMSRERFEWLTKVAGEIIKTPGSESNVKAIFDKCHELRASGDDVVIFNQFDEFGNYLWHHEITGPALEEVMTGLTDKPSRIRGLILATGSGGTLAAGDYLKARFPALKIAACEAGQCPTLLFNGFGDHRIEGIGDKHVPWVHNVRNTDMILAIDDEAPMQLIRLANEEAGREYLASRGVAPALVEQLDLIGISGWSNIISAAKFAKWFELGPDDVVATVATDSMEMYGSRLEELTAERGPFTAVDAAVAFERHLLGQGLDNLLELNHWDRKRVHNLKYFTWVEQQGKTYEEIQAQWHDEDYWTGIPRQLEEIDRLIEAFNERVGLLAGLG, encoded by the coding sequence ATGTCCGCGGCCATCGATTTGACCATCAATCAAGCCGGGCTGGACCGGGCCGTTGAGCGGGCCCGGGAGCGCGGCATCATCATTCCCACCTTTGCCCAGATGCGCGACCCGCAAACCATCCCCGCAGCCATGCGTGAGAAGCTGTCCGGCCTCGGCCTCTGGGACCTGGACCCGGCCAACCTGTTCCGGATCACCTGGCGCAACGAACCCACGGCCTCGGGCGGCGGGTTCGGCGGGGTCAACCATCTGGTTCTGCCGCCGGAGCTGACCGGCGCGCCCTGCCGAATCGTGGTCCTCACCGGCAAGTGGTTCCCCACGGGCGCGCACAAGGTCGGCGCGGCCTTCGGCTGCCTGGTGCCCCGGCTGGTCACCGGCCAGTTCGACCCCACCACCCAGAAGGCGGTCTGGCCCTCCACGGGCAACTACTGCCGGGGCGGGGCCTATGATTCGGCCTTGCTGGGCTGCTCCTCCATCGCCATCTTGCCCGAGGGCATGAGCCGGGAGCGCTTCGAGTGGTTGACCAAGGTGGCCGGAGAGATCATCAAGACGCCGGGATCGGAATCCAACGTCAAGGCAATTTTCGACAAATGCCATGAGCTGCGGGCTTCCGGCGACGACGTGGTCATCTTCAACCAGTTCGACGAGTTCGGAAACTACCTCTGGCACCACGAGATCACCGGCCCGGCCCTGGAAGAGGTCATGACCGGGCTGACGGACAAGCCTTCCCGGATTCGCGGCCTGATCCTGGCCACCGGCTCGGGCGGAACCCTGGCCGCCGGGGACTACCTCAAGGCCCGCTTTCCGGCCCTGAAAATCGCCGCCTGCGAGGCCGGCCAGTGCCCCACCCTGCTGTTCAACGGCTTCGGCGACCACCGCATTGAGGGCATCGGCGACAAGCACGTGCCCTGGGTGCACAACGTCAGGAACACGGACATGATCCTGGCCATTGACGACGAGGCCCCCATGCAGCTCATCCGTCTGGCCAACGAAGAGGCCGGACGCGAATACCTAGCCTCCCGGGGCGTGGCTCCGGCCCTGGTGGAGCAACTGGACCTGATCGGCATCTCCGGCTGGTCGAACATCATTTCCGCGGCCAAATTCGCCAAATGGTTCGAACTGGGACCGGACGACGTGGTGGCCACCGTGGCCACGGACTCCATGGAAATGTACGGCAGCCGCCTGGAAGAACTGACCGCGGAGCGCGGCCCCTTCACCGCCGTGGACGCCGCCGTGGCCTTCGAACGCCACCTGCTGGGCCAAGGTCTGGACAACCTCCTGGAACTGAACCACTGGGATCGCAAACGGGTCCACAACCTGAAATACTTCACCTGGGTCGAGCAGCAGGGCAAAACCTACGAGGAAATCCAGGCCCAATGGCACGACGAGGACTACTGGACCGGGATCCCCCGCCAACTGGAGGAGATCGACCGGTTGATCGAGGCGTTCAACGAGCGGGTGGGGTTGTTGGCGGGGCTTGGATAG
- a CDS encoding Fic family protein — protein sequence MKYQPPFTITPEILNRVAAISEAVGRLTVLTDQARALRLRRINRVRTIHGSLAIEGNTLSEAQISAILEGKRVIAPPREVQEVKNALAAYEHFDTWKPRVEKDLLEAHRILMSGLIDEAGSYRRGGVGVMSGQEVIHMAPPAARVPRLMADLFAWLSTTEAHPLISSSVFHYEFEFIHPFADGNGRMGRLWQSLILTRWNPLFADIPVESLIFEHQEEYYHVLRESTRQTDSAPFIAFMLRMILEALTTFAPQVTPQVTPQVGDLLAVIQGEMGREALQLALGLSDRKSFRERYLKPALADGLIEMTIPGKPNSRLQKYRLTDKGRQAVMNRS from the coding sequence ATGAAATACCAGCCGCCCTTCACAATCACCCCGGAAATCCTGAACCGGGTCGCCGCAATCAGCGAGGCCGTCGGGCGGCTGACCGTACTCACGGACCAAGCCAGGGCGCTCCGATTGAGGCGCATCAATCGCGTCCGCACCATTCATGGTTCGCTGGCCATCGAGGGCAACACCCTGAGCGAGGCGCAGATCAGCGCTATCTTGGAGGGCAAGCGGGTCATCGCCCCACCACGTGAGGTGCAAGAGGTGAAGAATGCGTTGGCCGCTTATGAACATTTCGATACCTGGAAGCCTCGGGTGGAAAAGGACCTGCTGGAGGCGCATCGAATTTTGATGTCCGGCCTTATTGACGAAGCGGGAAGCTACCGACGCGGTGGCGTGGGAGTGATGTCAGGCCAAGAGGTGATACACATGGCGCCACCCGCCGCCCGGGTACCACGGCTGATGGCCGACCTGTTCGCCTGGTTGAGTACTACCGAAGCCCATCCGCTCATTTCCAGCTCCGTCTTTCACTACGAATTCGAATTCATTCATCCCTTTGCCGACGGCAACGGCCGGATGGGGCGGCTGTGGCAGAGTCTGATTCTGACCCGCTGGAATCCCCTATTCGCCGATATCCCGGTGGAAAGCCTGATCTTCGAGCACCAGGAAGAGTATTATCATGTCTTGCGCGAGAGCACCCGCCAGACCGATTCCGCGCCGTTCATCGCCTTCATGTTGCGGATGATTCTGGAGGCTTTGACCACCTTCGCCCCCCAAGTCACCCCCCAAGTCACCCCCCAAGTTGGTGATTTGCTGGCGGTGATTCAGGGCGAGATGGGCCGAGAAGCGTTGCAACTGGCCCTGGGCCTATCGGACCGAAAATCGTTCCGCGAGCGCTACCTCAAACCGGCCCTGGCCGATGGCCTGATTGAGATGACAATCCCCGGCAAACCCAACAGCCGCCTTCAGAAATACCGCCTGACCGACAAGGGGCGTCAGGCCGTGATGAACCGATCATGA
- a CDS encoding helix-hairpin-helix domain-containing protein, which translates to MHPAKVCRDRLHDLTDLPNIGRAMAEDLRLLGVHRPEQLKGLDPLEMYERLQAVTGKRQDPCVLDVFLSVTRFMNGEAPRCWWEYTLERKQMLESIR; encoded by the coding sequence TTGCACCCCGCCAAAGTCTGCCGCGACCGTCTCCACGATCTGACGGACCTGCCCAACATCGGGCGGGCCATGGCTGAGGATCTTCGGCTTTTGGGCGTTCACCGGCCCGAACAGCTCAAAGGCCTGGACCCGCTGGAAATGTATGAACGTCTTCAGGCCGTCACCGGCAAACGACAAGATCCCTGCGTGCTCGACGTGTTTCTCTCCGTGACCCGGTTCATGAACGGCGAAGCGCCCCGGTGCTGGTGGGAATATACGCTGGAGCGGAAGCAAATGCTGGAATCTATACGCTGA
- a CDS encoding KilA-N domain-containing protein codes for MTTKNREIEVMNTRITIARMAEEDYISLTDIARHRDTERSDDLVRNWIRNRNTLEFLGIWEQIHNPDFNSVEFDGFRMQAGLNSFTLTPKQWIQRTQARGIVSKAGRYGGTFAHRDIAFEFASWVSVEFKLYLIKEFQRLKEAEQAQLGWDIKRNLANINYRIHTDAIKANLIPPELSGQQVNLVYASEADVLNMALFGMTAKQWRDANPKEKGNIRDQANAAQLVCLANLENLNALFIKEGIEQPERLRKLNRIAIEQMEILTVDRSIKRLEGGAVSVSLDSAN; via the coding sequence ATGACAACGAAAAACCGTGAAATTGAGGTGATGAATACGCGAATCACCATCGCCCGGATGGCCGAGGAAGATTATATCTCGCTCACCGACATCGCCCGCCACCGAGATACTGAGCGGTCCGACGATCTGGTTCGGAACTGGATTCGCAATCGAAACACCTTGGAATTTCTCGGGATATGGGAGCAGATTCACAACCCCGATTTTAATTCCGTCGAATTCGACGGGTTTAGAATGCAGGCAGGTCTCAACAGCTTCACCCTGACGCCGAAGCAGTGGATTCAACGTACTCAGGCCAGAGGGATTGTCTCCAAAGCCGGCCGCTACGGCGGTACCTTCGCCCATCGCGACATCGCCTTCGAGTTCGCCTCCTGGGTTTCCGTGGAGTTCAAGCTCTACCTGATCAAGGAGTTCCAGCGGCTCAAGGAGGCCGAGCAGGCCCAGCTGGGATGGGACATCAAACGCAATCTGGCCAATATCAATTACCGCATCCACACCGATGCCATCAAGGCGAACCTCATCCCGCCGGAATTGTCCGGCCAACAGGTCAATCTGGTCTATGCCAGTGAGGCGGACGTGCTGAACATGGCGCTTTTCGGCATGACGGCCAAACAATGGCGGGACGCGAACCCCAAGGAAAAAGGCAACATCCGCGATCAGGCCAACGCTGCCCAGTTGGTCTGTCTGGCCAATCTGGAAAACTTGAACGCGCTGTTCATCAAGGAAGGAATCGAACAACCCGAACGACTGCGAAAGCTGAACCGCATCGCCATCGAACAAATGGAAATCCTGACCGTCGACCGGAGCATCAAACGGCTGGAAGGTGGAGCCGTTAGTGTTTCTTTGGATTCAGCAAATTAA
- the thrC gene encoding threonine synthase, whose translation MTAIPPFPQGPFVTGAVCQICGKTVAPLNMGYVCPDHAGKLENEGILDLRYDYQAARSAFTPEALARGPQTLWRYRSLLPLPLDAETPPLVTGWTPLYESPRLARLLGVARVLIKDETRQPTASLKDRASALAVAQAKSMGLTTVACASTGNAAAALAGMAASMNLNCVIFVPASAPQAKVAQLLAFGARVFTVQGSYDDAFDLCMAACRVRPWYNRNTAYNPFMTEGKKTAAFEIAEQSGWEVPDRVFVGVGDGCIIGGLHKGFADLKALGLTTRLPRLMGVQAAGSDYLHQAWHNNEAPLTKPAIPAHTVADSISAGLPRDRLKALAAVRETHGAFIKVDDPTILQAIPTLARNTGVFAEPAGAAALAGALAAAQTGNLSPEETICLLITGSGLKDVASAIQACTDQNLTPTAVSVGRKGLKQTLEKVE comes from the coding sequence ATGACCGCCATTCCGCCGTTTCCCCAAGGCCCCTTCGTCACCGGGGCCGTCTGCCAAATCTGCGGCAAGACCGTCGCCCCCCTGAATATGGGCTACGTCTGCCCCGACCATGCCGGAAAACTCGAAAACGAGGGCATCCTGGACCTGCGCTACGACTACCAGGCCGCCCGCTCCGCGTTCACCCCGGAAGCCCTGGCCCGGGGCCCCCAAACCCTGTGGCGCTACCGCTCCCTCCTGCCCCTGCCCCTGGACGCCGAAACCCCGCCCCTGGTCACGGGCTGGACGCCCCTGTACGAGTCCCCGCGCCTGGCCAGGCTGCTTGGCGTGGCCCGTGTTCTGATCAAGGACGAAACCCGCCAGCCCACGGCCTCGCTCAAGGACCGGGCCAGCGCCCTGGCCGTCGCCCAGGCCAAATCCATGGGCCTGACCACCGTGGCCTGCGCCAGCACGGGCAACGCCGCCGCGGCCCTGGCCGGCATGGCCGCGTCCATGAACCTGAACTGCGTGATCTTCGTACCCGCCTCGGCCCCCCAGGCCAAAGTGGCCCAGTTGCTGGCCTTCGGAGCCCGGGTCTTCACCGTGCAGGGCAGCTACGACGACGCCTTCGATCTGTGTATGGCCGCCTGCCGGGTCCGCCCCTGGTACAACCGCAACACCGCCTACAACCCCTTCATGACCGAAGGCAAAAAGACGGCGGCCTTCGAAATCGCCGAACAATCCGGCTGGGAAGTGCCGGACCGGGTCTTCGTGGGCGTGGGCGACGGCTGCATCATCGGTGGCCTGCACAAAGGCTTCGCCGACCTCAAGGCCCTGGGCCTGACCACCCGCCTGCCTCGGCTGATGGGCGTCCAGGCCGCGGGAAGCGACTATCTCCACCAAGCTTGGCACAACAACGAAGCCCCTCTGACCAAACCCGCCATCCCGGCCCACACCGTGGCCGACTCCATCTCCGCCGGCCTGCCCCGCGACCGCCTCAAGGCCCTGGCCGCGGTCCGGGAAACCCACGGCGCGTTCATCAAAGTCGACGACCCAACCATCCTCCAAGCCATCCCCACCCTGGCCCGCAACACCGGCGTCTTCGCCGAACCGGCAGGCGCCGCGGCCCTGGCCGGAGCCCTTGCCGCGGCCCAGACCGGAAATCTTTCCCCCGAGGAAACCATCTGCCTGCTGATCACCGGCTCCGGCCTCAAAGACGTCGCCTCGGCCATCCAGGCCTGCACCGACCAGAACCTTACGCCGACGGCGGTTTCTGTTGGCCGGAAAGGTCTGAAACAGACCCTCGAAAAGGTGGAATAG